One region of Pseudomonas sp. ABC1 genomic DNA includes:
- a CDS encoding metal ABC transporter ATPase produces MSTILLRKTPGHFKTLPLSVEATPEQLVYRGLGQPLAFSEMLERRSAISVDDPHRFSVELANLGVSVRLTLSWQGQDYWVLVRQKRNDRGDEVLKMISGYVPAQEVGLPLLTAIQEVAEECLLETPQGWLAGRFGETWLPAPYESSLDYRETPTFALSSLSGAARQLYHGTQALLERPRAYVHLPTASLQLVYDMRLDVPDEARQLSLYHVDECLEEGQLIARLRRDQPDLYLIPLEHGRPCAELLTLTKGKPKRQDTRDIWLSEGFAAQQGWVVQEERIRWEEWLDNVRP; encoded by the coding sequence ATGTCCACCATTCTGTTGCGCAAGACCCCCGGACACTTCAAGACACTGCCGCTGTCCGTCGAGGCGACCCCGGAACAACTGGTCTATCGCGGCCTGGGCCAGCCATTGGCCTTCAGCGAAATGCTGGAGCGGCGGAGCGCCATCAGCGTCGATGACCCGCACCGTTTCTCGGTGGAACTGGCCAACCTGGGCGTATCGGTGCGCCTGACGCTCTCCTGGCAGGGCCAGGATTACTGGGTCCTGGTGCGGCAGAAACGCAACGATCGCGGCGACGAAGTGCTGAAGATGATTTCAGGCTACGTCCCGGCCCAGGAAGTGGGACTGCCACTGCTGACCGCGATTCAGGAAGTCGCCGAGGAATGCCTGCTGGAAACACCCCAGGGCTGGCTGGCCGGACGCTTTGGCGAGACCTGGCTGCCTGCACCCTACGAGAGCAGCCTGGACTACCGGGAAACCCCAACCTTCGCCCTCAGTTCCCTGAGCGGCGCCGCACGCCAGCTCTACCATGGCACGCAAGCGTTGCTGGAACGCCCGCGCGCCTATGTCCACCTGCCCACGGCATCGCTGCAACTGGTCTACGACATGCGCCTGGACGTTCCCGACGAGGCCCGTCAGTTGAGCCTCTACCATGTCGACGAATGCCTAGAGGAAGGCCAGTTGATCGCGCGTTTGCGCCGCGACCAGCCCGACCTCTACCTGATCCCGCTGGAACATGGACGCCCCTGTGCGGAACTGCTGACACTGACCAAAGGCAAGCCCAAGCGCCAGGACACCCGCGACATCTGGCTGTCCGAAGGCTTTGCCGCCCAGCAGGGCTGGGTCGTGCAGGAGGAGCGCATACGTTGGGAAGAGTGGCTAGACAACGTGCGCCCCTGA
- the hldE gene encoding bifunctional D-glycero-beta-D-manno-heptose-7-phosphate kinase/D-glycero-beta-D-manno-heptose 1-phosphate adenylyltransferase HldE produces the protein MKLSMPRFDQAPVLVVGDVMLDRYWHGATSRISPEAPVPVVKVEQIEDRPGGAANVALNIAALGAPVALVGVTGADEARQSLVDSLQAAGVEAHFQAIEHQPTIVKLRVLSRHQQLLRMDFEESFDTDTAALQASVEGLLDGVRVLVLSDYGKGVLKDHQALIRAARLRGIPVLADPKGKDFEVYRGASLITPNLGEFEGVVGKCVDEADLVAKGAALMEQLELGALLVTRSEHGMTLLRPGQPALHLPARAREVFDVTGAGDTVISTVAAVLAAGEALPLAVALSNLAASIVVGKLGTAAISAPELRRAMQREEGSGRGVMSLEQLLPVIEDAHAQGERVVFTNGCFDILHAGHVTYLEQARAQGDRLVVAVNDDASVSRLKGPGRPINTVDRRMAVLAGLEAVDWVVSFAEATPENLLRQIKPDVLVKGGDYGIEQVVGADLVRAYGGEVRVLGLVENSSTTSIVEKIRNQ, from the coding sequence ATGAAGTTGTCCATGCCCCGTTTCGACCAGGCGCCGGTACTGGTGGTTGGTGATGTCATGCTCGATCGTTACTGGCATGGCGCAACGTCGCGCATCTCCCCGGAAGCGCCGGTACCAGTGGTCAAGGTCGAGCAGATCGAGGATCGCCCGGGTGGCGCGGCGAACGTGGCGTTGAACATCGCCGCCCTCGGTGCGCCGGTGGCGCTGGTGGGGGTCACGGGGGCGGACGAGGCGCGTCAGAGCCTGGTCGACAGCTTGCAGGCGGCCGGTGTCGAGGCTCATTTCCAGGCCATCGAACATCAGCCGACCATCGTCAAGCTGCGTGTGCTGAGCCGTCACCAGCAACTGCTGCGGATGGACTTCGAGGAGTCATTCGATACCGATACGGCGGCCTTGCAGGCGTCCGTCGAGGGCTTGTTGGACGGCGTGCGGGTATTGGTGCTGTCCGACTATGGCAAGGGCGTCTTGAAGGATCACCAGGCGCTGATCCGTGCCGCTCGCTTGCGTGGTATTCCCGTGCTGGCCGATCCCAAGGGCAAGGATTTCGAGGTGTACCGTGGCGCTTCGCTGATCACGCCGAACCTGGGCGAGTTCGAGGGCGTGGTCGGCAAGTGTGTCGATGAGGCGGACCTTGTGGCCAAGGGCGCGGCGCTGATGGAGCAACTTGAGCTGGGGGCGCTGCTGGTGACGCGCAGCGAGCATGGCATGACCTTGCTGCGTCCGGGGCAGCCGGCCTTGCACCTGCCGGCGCGTGCCCGCGAGGTTTTCGACGTGACTGGGGCCGGCGACACGGTGATCTCCACCGTCGCGGCGGTGCTGGCTGCTGGCGAAGCGTTGCCGCTGGCGGTGGCACTGTCCAACCTGGCGGCCAGTATCGTCGTCGGCAAGCTCGGCACGGCGGCGATCAGTGCGCCGGAGCTGCGCCGCGCGATGCAGCGCGAAGAGGGCTCGGGGCGCGGTGTGATGAGCCTCGAACAACTGCTGCCGGTGATCGAGGATGCACACGCCCAGGGCGAGCGGGTGGTCTTCACCAACGGTTGCTTCGATATCCTGCATGCCGGCCATGTGACCTATCTGGAACAGGCGCGTGCCCAGGGTGACCGCCTGGTGGTAGCGGTCAATGACGATGCTTCGGTCAGTCGCCTGAAAGGTCCGGGCCGGCCGATCAATACGGTGGACCGGCGCATGGCGGTGCTGGCCGGGCTCGAGGCGGTGGACTGGGTGGTCAGCTTCGCCGAGGCCACGCCGGAGAACCTGCTACGCCAGATCAAGCCGGACGTGCTGGTCAAGGGCGGCGACTACGGCATCGAGCAGGTAGTGGGCGCCGATCTGGTACGTGCCTACGGCGGCGAAGTGCGGGTGCTGGGATTGGTGGAAAACAGCTCCACCACGTCCATCGTCGAGAAGATCCGCAACCAGTAG
- a CDS encoding aldo/keto reductase codes for MSLSLHDLHRPLGSSGLRVSPLGLGTVKLGRDQGVKYPNGFRIPDDQQARELLHLARELGINLIDTAPAYGVSEERLGPLLRGQRDDWVIVSKVGEEFEDGQSRFDFSAAHTRFSVERSLRRLGTDRLEMLLVHSDGNDLDILRNSEVYPTLAELKREGKILAYGFSGKTAEGGLLALEQGDCAMVTYNLNERAEQPVIDYAAQHGKAILVKKALASGHACLADGEDPLQRSFTLLFEQPGVTSAIVGTINPAHLRGNVEMVAKILSQ; via the coding sequence ATGAGCCTCAGCCTGCATGACCTCCACCGCCCGTTAGGCAGCAGCGGCCTACGGGTTTCGCCCCTGGGCCTGGGCACCGTCAAGCTGGGCCGCGACCAGGGCGTCAAATACCCCAACGGCTTTCGCATTCCCGACGACCAGCAGGCCCGCGAACTGCTGCATCTGGCCCGCGAACTGGGCATCAACCTGATCGACACCGCACCAGCCTATGGCGTCAGCGAGGAACGTCTTGGCCCACTGCTACGCGGCCAGCGGGATGACTGGGTGATCGTCAGCAAAGTGGGCGAGGAGTTCGAAGACGGCCAGTCACGCTTCGACTTTTCCGCCGCGCACACACGCTTTTCGGTGGAGCGCAGCCTGCGGCGCCTTGGCACCGATCGCCTGGAAATGCTGCTGGTACACTCGGACGGCAATGACCTGGACATCCTGCGCAACAGCGAGGTGTACCCCACCCTTGCCGAACTCAAGCGCGAAGGCAAGATTCTCGCCTACGGCTTCTCCGGCAAGACCGCCGAAGGCGGACTGCTGGCCCTGGAACAGGGCGACTGTGCGATGGTCACTTATAACCTGAACGAGCGCGCCGAGCAGCCGGTCATCGACTATGCCGCGCAACACGGCAAGGCGATCCTGGTCAAGAAGGCGCTGGCCAGCGGGCATGCCTGCCTGGCCGACGGAGAGGATCCGCTGCAACGCAGCTTTACCCTGCTGTTCGAACAACCTGGCGTCACCAGCGCCATCGTCGGCACCATCAACCCGGCGCACCTGCGCGGCAATGTGGAGATGGTGGCGAAAATCCTGAGTCAGTGA
- a CDS encoding cytochrome c, with product MKLRVLGVFVVAALVLAGCGGVDPDSPLGKRKAIFQQMLDAKENLGGMLRGRMPFDGQAFAIGAVKLDELSSQPWQHYPEVREKESDARDEVWEKQARFNELARALEVTTSALLAASQVQPLKPSEVAPAFQQVEDACSLCHKEFRSY from the coding sequence ATGAAACTGAGAGTTCTGGGGGTGTTCGTGGTTGCGGCGCTGGTCCTGGCTGGCTGCGGCGGTGTCGATCCCGATTCCCCGCTGGGCAAGCGCAAGGCGATTTTCCAGCAGATGCTCGATGCCAAGGAAAACCTGGGCGGCATGTTGCGTGGCCGCATGCCGTTCGACGGTCAGGCGTTCGCGATTGGCGCGGTGAAGCTGGACGAGCTGTCGAGCCAGCCCTGGCAGCACTACCCCGAGGTGCGCGAGAAGGAGTCCGACGCGCGCGACGAGGTCTGGGAGAAGCAGGCGCGCTTCAATGAGCTGGCGCGAGCACTGGAGGTGACCACTTCGGCCTTGCTCGCTGCGAGCCAGGTGCAGCCCTTGAAGCCTTCGGAAGTCGCCCCGGCCTTCCAGCAGGTCGAGGATGCCTGCTCGCTGTGCCACAAGGAATTTCGCTCGTATTGA